The Mustela nigripes isolate SB6536 chromosome 6, MUSNIG.SB6536, whole genome shotgun sequence DNA window GGTTTTCCAAGGATTTGCCGTTCTTTAATAGCAAATTTTTGctttggtatttgtatttctgttagCTTTCCAGGTAAAATATGGCTAAAAGCTTACGGAGTAAGTGGAAGAGGAAGATGCgtgcagaaaagagaaaaaagaatgcccCAAAGGAACTCAGCCGACTGAAAAGTATTCTTAAAATAGATAGTGATGTTTTAATGAAAGATGTTCAAGAGATAGCAACTGTGGTGGTACCCAAACATTGTGAAGAGAAAACTCAGTGTGTGGTACAAGATGAAAAAGGTGAGTTTATGtgcttcattttacaaatagtaATTCTATCCGTTTTCTTTTGtgactttttccctttttgaCTGCCCTCCGTTCTTTGCTGCACATGCTTCGTACAAGCCTCCTGCCATGCCCGTGtaattttttgaagacttatAATGCTGCTAGGTAGTTTATGCTGAACTATTTTAAAGCTGGTTCATGTGAATAGGCGTGTTTTGGATTATTCATAGTGTGCCTCAGGTGCTTATGCAGtagcctgagtgtctcagttgtaCAAAGTACAACACGAGTAGACAGACGTAGACGTATCCTCATTGGAAGGGTACACTATTCAGTCAGGGACTAGGCAAGGTGGGagatctttcttcattttatccTTTGCAACATCTGGTTCCCATTCCAAGAATCCTTGTATACCATTATGTCATTTTCCTGAAAAAAACAGGAGTTTTCAAAATCTGTATTCAATTTTGACAGATTTTAGGTATCTCTGTCTTAATCATAGTCTGCAGAGGGACGCTGTGTATATCAGCATATTAGTTTCAGCAAGGGAAAAGACTCATTGGTTTTCGCATACTGTAACAGTTTGGCAACAAACTGAAATAAGCGTGCATGAtaatcagtttcttaaaatagaattattttatgtGGTGTCCAAGGAAGGGAGCAGCAATCCTCAGCCCTCCAAT harbors:
- the LLPH gene encoding protein LLP homolog; translated protein: MAKSLRSKWKRKMRAEKRKKNAPKELSRLKSILKIDSDVLMKDVQEIATVVVPKHCEEKTQCVVQDEKDDMKMETEIKRNKKSLLDQHGQYPIWMNQRQRKRLKAKREKGKGKSKAKAAKAPKGLAW